One region of Pogona vitticeps strain Pit_001003342236 chromosome 1, PviZW2.1, whole genome shotgun sequence genomic DNA includes:
- the LOC144584448 gene encoding uncharacterized protein LOC144584448, protein MASRKGHGTSKGKQPAKRKPVVQLSPPQSSSDEDSWPIWQALQEKMSAMEAQLAAQQIQLGGDQLRRSARDSKGLKKSRLKSIAQDLMDRFTALESTQGQDAVRHTEGPRSPVCAKSVGSNKEKTAPAKSVLTAAADHDAREEIEEGEIVAEPLLEPCVASTSDGSMVHGRRKEVWIVGHSYIYWAERYAATSPWGSDLGLGALAHITWKGTRGMQWIQFNRMTAFGPSPPDVLVVHLGGNDLPRFAGKALIIDILRDLNWLKGRYPSLRILWSNITPRLAWRGSGRTDAVNKARRGVNKEVRRGVCGGGLGSVIYHRRIHVSKSELFRSDGVHLSVAGLEIFLEDIQGGLLCELRGLCGGHAT, encoded by the exons ATGGCGTCGCGAAAAGGACACGGTACGTCCAAAGGTAAGCAACCAGCTAAAAGGAAACCGGTAGTACAGTTATCGCCGCCTCAATCATCTTCCGATGAGGATTCTTGGCCGATTTGGCAGGCTTTGCAGGAGAAAATGTCAGCCATGGAGGCGCAGTTGGCCGCTCAGCAGATTCAACTGGGGGGCGATCAACTGCGCAGGTCCGCCAGGGATTCAAAGGGGCTCAAGAAATCTAGGCTGAAGTCGATAGCACAAGACCTGATGGATCGCTTTACGGCTCTTGAGTCCACACAGGGGCAAGACGCTGTTCGCCACACAGAAGGGCCCAGGTCACCGGTGTGTGCCAAATCGGTGggcagcaacaaagaaaagacagcacCCGCGAAGAGCGTTCTTACGGCGGCAGCGGATCATGACGCCAGGGAGGAGATAGAGGAGGGAGAGATTGTGGCGGAACCCCTTTTGGAGCCTTGCGTTGCTTCGACGTCCGATG GTTCAATGGTTCATGGACGGCGGAAGGAAGTCTGGATCGTCGGGcatagttacatttattgggcagagcGGTATGCTGCCACCTCTCCTTGGGGGAGCGATTTAGGACTGGGCGCTCTGGCACATATTACTTGGAAAGGAACCCGCggaatgcagtggatacagttcaACAGGATGACGGCATTCGGTCCCTCGCCGCCGGATGTCCTGGTGGTGCATCTGGGGGGTAATGACCTTCCTAGATTTGCCGGCAAGGCACTCATAATAGACATTCTGCGGGATTTGAATTGGTTAAAAGGCAGGTATCCGTCACTGCGGATTTTGtggtctaatatcactcctcggttggcctggcgaggctcagggaggactgatgcggtgaataaggcccggcggggGGTGAATAAGGAGGTTCGCAGAggcgtctgcggcggcggcctcggatcaGTGATTTACCATCGGCGAATCCATGTTTCAAAGTCTGAGTTATTCCGCAGTGACGGCGTACACCTGTCAGTTGCAGGTTTGGAAATTTTCTTAGAGGATATACAAGGGGGCCTGCTTTGTGAGCTTCgtgggctctgtggcgggcatgcgacatag